The Cuculus canorus isolate bCucCan1 chromosome 5, bCucCan1.pri, whole genome shotgun sequence genome window below encodes:
- the LOC104064411 gene encoding lysosomal membrane ascorbate-dependent ferrireductase CYB561A3 isoform X1 has product MEAPGGAEAGEAEESDGRGHRHPIAEMLDLPFLPFCAFLGGLGFICVAFVSAWCQHWRGGFSLDGSIQTFNWHPVLMVTGMVVLYGAAALVYRLPPAWSGPKLPWKVLHGALALAAFILAVLGLAAVFRFHNEQGTPNMYSLHSWLGLATVLLYSCQWLAGFSAFLLPWAPAWLRALYKPVHVFFGSIILLLSVASCVSGINEKLFFSLKNGTMDYKHLPAEAVFANTLGLLIILFGVLVVGALAKPSWKRPDADSPDSCQPLLTAER; this is encoded by the exons ATGGAGGCGCCCGGCGGTGCCGAGGCGGGGGAGGCGGAGGAGTCCGACGGGCGGGG GCACCGCCATCCCATTGCGGAGATGTTGGATCTGCCTTTCCTACCCTTTTGTGCCTTCCTGGGTGGCTTGGGCTTCATCTGCGTGGCCTTCGTGAGTGCTTGGTGCCAGCATTGGCGCGGCGGCTTCTCCTTGGATGGCAGCATCCAGACATTCAACTGGCACCCGGTGCTGATGGTGACGGGCATGGTGGTGCTGTACGGCGCAG CGGCTCTGGTTTACCGCTTGCCACCGGCATGGAGTGGCCCCAAGCTTCCCTGGAAGGTTCTGCATGGTGCCCTGGCGTTGGCAGCTTTCATCCTGGCTGTTTTGGGGCTGGCGGCTGTCTTTCGCTTCCACAATGAGCAAGGGACGCCCAATATGTACTCGCTGCACAGCTGGCTGGGACTGGCCACCGTCCTGCTCTACTCCTGCCAG TGGCTGGCTGGTTTCAGCGCgttcctgcttccctgggctcCTGCCTGGCTCCGTGCCCTCTACAAACCCGTCCACGTCTTCTTTGGCTCCATcatccttctgctttctgtggctTCGTGCGTGTCGGGCATCAACGAGAAGCTCTTCTTCAGCCT gaagaATGGGACGATGGACTACAAGCACTTGCCTGCCGAGGCTGTATTTGCCAACACGCTGGGGCTCCTGATCAtcctttttggggtgctggtggtgggtGCCCTCGCCAAGCCAAGCTGGAAGCGCCCCGATGCCGATTCCCCCGACTCTTGCCAG CCCCTGCTCACCGCTGAGCGCTGA
- the LOC104064411 gene encoding lysosomal membrane ascorbate-dependent ferrireductase CYB561A3 isoform X2: protein MLDLPFLPFCAFLGGLGFICVAFVSAWCQHWRGGFSLDGSIQTFNWHPVLMVTGMVVLYGAAALVYRLPPAWSGPKLPWKVLHGALALAAFILAVLGLAAVFRFHNEQGTPNMYSLHSWLGLATVLLYSCQWLAGFSAFLLPWAPAWLRALYKPVHVFFGSIILLLSVASCVSGINEKLFFSLKNGTMDYKHLPAEAVFANTLGLLIILFGVLVVGALAKPSWKRPDADSPDSCQPLLTAER from the exons ATGTTGGATCTGCCTTTCCTACCCTTTTGTGCCTTCCTGGGTGGCTTGGGCTTCATCTGCGTGGCCTTCGTGAGTGCTTGGTGCCAGCATTGGCGCGGCGGCTTCTCCTTGGATGGCAGCATCCAGACATTCAACTGGCACCCGGTGCTGATGGTGACGGGCATGGTGGTGCTGTACGGCGCAG CGGCTCTGGTTTACCGCTTGCCACCGGCATGGAGTGGCCCCAAGCTTCCCTGGAAGGTTCTGCATGGTGCCCTGGCGTTGGCAGCTTTCATCCTGGCTGTTTTGGGGCTGGCGGCTGTCTTTCGCTTCCACAATGAGCAAGGGACGCCCAATATGTACTCGCTGCACAGCTGGCTGGGACTGGCCACCGTCCTGCTCTACTCCTGCCAG TGGCTGGCTGGTTTCAGCGCgttcctgcttccctgggctcCTGCCTGGCTCCGTGCCCTCTACAAACCCGTCCACGTCTTCTTTGGCTCCATcatccttctgctttctgtggctTCGTGCGTGTCGGGCATCAACGAGAAGCTCTTCTTCAGCCT gaagaATGGGACGATGGACTACAAGCACTTGCCTGCCGAGGCTGTATTTGCCAACACGCTGGGGCTCCTGATCAtcctttttggggtgctggtggtgggtGCCCTCGCCAAGCCAAGCTGGAAGCGCCCCGATGCCGATTCCCCCGACTCTTGCCAG CCCCTGCTCACCGCTGAGCGCTGA
- the TKFC gene encoding triokinase/FMN cyclase, with protein MEVPKKLVNSVTGCADDALAGLVACNANLRLLQGHRVVLRADLVAIKGRVALLSGGGSGHEPAHAGYIGKGMLTGVVAGAVFTSPAVGSILAAIRAVTEAGAAGTLLIVKNYTGDRLNFGLALERARAEGADVQMVVVGDDSAFTAPKKAGRRGLCGTILVHKVAGALAEKGASLDEIVKKVSAVIKAMGTLGLSLSPCSVPGSKPTFQLADDEMELGLGIHGEAGVHRMKLLPADEAVETMLAHMTDPSNVSCLPVSSGASVVLVVNNLGGLSCLELGIVAGAAVRRLESRGVHIARVLVGSFMTALEMAGVSLTLMLVDEELVGLLDAKTTAMAWPNLPAAPAASKRQEIPAPKEGPRTTQQETSTGPSAARVQLVLERVCSTLLEMQEKLNELDRAAGDGDCGHTHARAARAIQEWVRSEPLPAAPAQLLSALADLLLEKMGGSSGVLYGLFLTAAARALLGRNDLPAWADAMDAGTEAMGRYGGAAPGDRTMLDSMCAAAQALAALRSPSAELLPVLSAAVQSAEAAAEATRHMEAGAGRASYISSAELRQPDPGAVAVAAVLRAVLEGLQS; from the exons ATGGAG GTCCCCAAGAAGCTGGTGAACTCGGTGACGGGCTGCGCTGATGATGCTCTGGCGGGGCTGGTGGCCTGCAACGCCAACCTCCGGCTCCTGCAGGGCCACCGGGTGGTCCTGCGTGCTGATCTGGTGGCCATCAAGGGCCGAGTGGCTTTGCTTTCCGGAGGGGGCTCCGGCCACGAGCCAGCGCATGCAG GGTACATCGGGAAGGGGATGCTGACCGGTGTGGTGGCCGGTGCCGTCTTCACCTCTCCAGCCGTGGGCAGCATCTTGGCGGCCATCCGAGCAGTGACAGAGGCTGGCGCAG CTGGGACGctcctcattgtgaagaattacACTGGAGATCGCCTCAACTTCGGGCTGGCGTTGGAGCGGGCACGGGCAGAGGGGGCCGACGTgcagatggtggtggtgggggatGACAGCGCCTTCACTGCGCCAAAGAAAGCTGGGCGGCGCGGGTTGTGTGGCACCATCCTCGTCCATAAG GTCGCTGGGGCTCTGGCTGAGAAGGGAGCAAGCTTGGATGAGATCGTGAAGAAGGTGTCAGCAGTCATCAAAGCCATGG GTACCCTGGGTCTCAGCCTGTCACCCTGCAGCGTTCCAGGATCCAAGCCCACCTTCCAGCTGGCTGACGATGAgatggagctggggctgg GGATCCATGGTGAGGCAGGCGTGCACAGGATGAAG ctgctgccagcgGACGAGGCAGTAGAGACAATGCTGGCACACATGACGGACCCCTCCAACGTCTCCTGCCTCCCCGTGAGCTCCG GAGCCTCCGTGGTACTGGTGGTGAACAACCTGGGAGGGTTGTCCTGCCTGGAGCTGGGCATCGTGGCCGGCGCGGCCGTGCGCCGCTTGG AGAGCCGAGGTGTCCACATCGCCCGGGTCTTGGTGGGCTCCTTCATGACGGCGCTGGAGATGGCTGGGGTCTCCCTCACCCTCatgctggtggatgaggaaCTCGTGGGGCTGCTTG ATGCCAAAACCACGGCCATGGCTTGGCCCAACCTCCCTGCGGCGCCTGCAGCGAGCAAGAGGCAGGAGATACCAGCACCAAAAGAGGGACCAAGGACCACACAGCAGGAGACCAGCACGG GGCCCAGCGCAGCACGGGTGCAGCTGGTCCTGGAGCGGGTTTGCAGCACCTTGCTCGAGATGCAGGAGAAGCTCAATGAGCTGGACCGTGCGGCCGGTGATGGTGACTGTGGCCACACGCACGCTCGGGCTGCccgag CGATCCAGGAGTGGGTGCGCTCTGAGCCCCTGCCAGCAGCCCCGGCTCAGCTCCTCTCAGCCCTGGCTGATCTCCTGCTGGAGAAGATGGGGGGCTCCTCCGGCGTG CTCTACGGGCTGTTCCTGACGGCAGCCGCTCGGGCCCTGCTTGGCCGCAATGACCTCCCCGCGTGGGCTGACGCCATGGACGCCGGCACCGAAGCCATGGGGCG GTATGGTGGAGCCGCGCCGGGGGACAGGACGATG CTGGATTCCATGTGTGCTGCGGCGCAGGCTCTGGCTGCCCTGCGCAGCCccagtgcagagctgctgccggTGCTCAGTGCCGCTGTGCAG AGCGCAGAGGCCGCAGCGGAGGCCACGAGGCACATGGAAGCTGGGGCGGGCAGGGCCAGCTACATCAGCTCAGCCGAGCTGCGGCAGCCAGATCCCGGCGCGGTGGCTGTGGCAGCCGTGCTGCGAGCTGTGCTGGAagggctgcagagctga